The Miscanthus floridulus cultivar M001 chromosome 7, ASM1932011v1, whole genome shotgun sequence genome includes a region encoding these proteins:
- the LOC136466832 gene encoding probable ADP-ribosylation factor GTPase-activating protein AGD14 isoform X2, whose product MAKFTAQEVTALQEGGNERAREVFFKEWDPQRNGYPDSSNADKLRNFIKHVYVERRYTGERSTDRPPRAKDDKDEYSENRRSDGNWGGSRSPPNGSYSDRRSYSGRSDDRNSRYSYGDRSPGYDQNDYKKSPRYFEVVDDRSGKTTPVQRFEDRRFSETRKPDSGSPDFQKEADGSSPVVRPVRDILGDNAPQLRVGEPSKPATEPPKPTVVRPLDPPKPSVVRPIDPPKPNGTRAIDPPPLTKTISSASSIGSSEGTSEQTKVATAVSLIDFSADPEPASAAPPQPTPMPQRPPVNAAAPQPVLEQGKSAPSVSGGDWASFDAFGQQQTPQTSSSVNPLESALAQLSFSEAPSAPNVSAYPASLDPTLKANDGGHSSVLDHSHSLFDAPFGISGNQASTVMSGQGSSVQQSPLAAPTAGLPSQATANPQGTSGIQGAASSTDSKFSGRKELPADIFTALYPPSTPMMPGWQRAPQFGMGYAMQYPPGVFQGMQAYPHGAFPQPTYQQPVYSQHAYSHPQPVKASNPFDLGNESAPIQAHMPPSGPPGASSGPAPQTLIGNSSFGVPPQQPHQLYQSAAHPSHFMMQQVPSSMPMPEQQPNSMLATQQGLGSFNMGFDHQAPLRYPQPNTPPSYGSVGGSNPFG is encoded by the exons ATGGCCAAATTTACTGCACAAGAAGTTACTGCCCTTCAAGAAGGGggaaatgag CGTGCTAGAGAAGTATTTTTCAAGGAATGGGATCCTCAACGAAATGGATACCCTGACAGCAG TAATGCTGACAAATTGAGAAATTTCATTAAGCATGTGTATGTGGAACGGAGATACACTGGAGAAAGAAGTACTGATAGGCCACCAAGGGCAAAG GATGACAAGGATGAGTATAGTGAAAATAGGAGGTCTGATGGAAATTGGGGTGGTTCAAGAAGTCCGCCAAATGGAAGTTACTCTGATCGTCGGAGTTATAGTGGACGGAGTGATGACAGAAATTCCAGATATTCCTATGGGGACCGTAGTCCTGGTTATGACCAAAATGACTATAAGAAAAGTCCTCGCTACTTTGAGGTTGTCGATGATAGATCTGGAAAAACAACTCCAGTTCAAAGGTTTGAAGACCGGAGGTTTTCAGAGACCAGAAAGCCAGATAGTGGGTCTCCAGACTTCCAGAAAGAAGCTGACGGTTCTAGTCCTGTTGTACGGCCAGTGAGGGATATATTGGGTGACAACGCTCCTCAACTTCGGGTTGGTGAGCCTTCAAAGCCAGCTACTGAACCTCCAAAGCCAACTGTAGTCAGACCACTTGATCCTCCAAAGCCAAGTGTAGTCAGACCAATTGATCCTCCAAAGCCAAATGGAACCAGGGCAATTGATCCTCCACCACTGACAAAG ACAATATCTAGTGCCAGCAGCATTGGTTCTTCAGAAGGGACATCGGAACAGACAAAGGTGGCAACTGCAGTGAGTTTAATTGATTTTAGTGCGGATCCTGAACCTGCATCCGCAGCACCACCACAGCCGACCCCTATGCCCCAACGGCCTCCAGTTAATGCAGCAGCACCACAGCCTGTTCTTGAACAAGGGAAAAGTGCTCCTTCTGTCAGTGGTGGTGATTGGGCATCTTTTGATGCTTTTGGCCAACAACAAACTCCACAAACAAGCAGCAGTGTAAATCCCCTTGAGTCTGCACTTGCACAGCTGTCATTCTCTGAAGCACCCTCTGCACCAAATGTATCAGCTTATCCTGCTTCTCTTGATCCCACTTTGAAAGCAAATGATGGAGGACATTCATCTGTGCTAGACCATTCACATTCCTTGTTTGATGCGCCTTTTGGAATCTCAGGCAACCAG GCCTCAACAGTAATGTCGGGCCAAGGATCATCGGTTCAACAATCTCCTCTAGCTGCCCCTACGGCTGGACTTCCATCTCAAGCTACTGCAAATCCACAAGGAACCAGTGGTATTCAAGGAGCAGCCTCTTCTACTGACAGTAAATTCAGTGGCAGGAAAGAACTTCCAGCG GATATCTTCACTGCACTATATCCACCATCAACTCCAATGATGCCTGGTTGGCAGAGAGCTCCCCAATTTGGAATGGGATACGCCATGCAATATCCACCTGGAGTG TTCCAGGGAATGCAAGCATATCCTCATGGAGCATTTCCTCAGCCTACATATCAGCAACCTGTGTATTCGCAACATGCATATTCCCACCCTCAGCCTGTGAAAGCTTCGAACCCTTTTGATCTTGGGAATGAGTCAGCTCCAATTCAAGCTCACATG CCCCCATCTGGGCCACCAGGAGCATCATCAGGCCCAGCTCCCCAAACCTTAATTGGCAACTCTAGTTTTGGTGTTCCTCCACAGCAGCCTCACCAGCTCTATCAGTCAGCTGCACATCCAA GCCATTTCATGATGCAGCAAGTTCCGAGCAGCATGCCCATGCCCGAGCAACAACCTAATAGCATGCTTGCAAC GCAACAAGGTTTGGGTTCCTTCAACATGGGTTTTGATCATCAAGCTCCTCTCAGATACCCCCAGCCAAACACCCCACCTTCCTACGGCTCCGTTGGGGGTAGTAATCCATTTGGCTAA
- the LOC136466832 gene encoding probable ADP-ribosylation factor GTPase-activating protein AGD14 isoform X1, with translation MASRVKEDERHEKIIRGLLKLPANKRCINCNNLGPQYVCTNFWTFVCTNCSGAHREFTHRVKSVSMAKFTAQEVTALQEGGNERAREVFFKEWDPQRNGYPDSSNADKLRNFIKHVYVERRYTGERSTDRPPRAKDDKDEYSENRRSDGNWGGSRSPPNGSYSDRRSYSGRSDDRNSRYSYGDRSPGYDQNDYKKSPRYFEVVDDRSGKTTPVQRFEDRRFSETRKPDSGSPDFQKEADGSSPVVRPVRDILGDNAPQLRVGEPSKPATEPPKPTVVRPLDPPKPSVVRPIDPPKPNGTRAIDPPPLTKTISSASSIGSSEGTSEQTKVATAVSLIDFSADPEPASAAPPQPTPMPQRPPVNAAAPQPVLEQGKSAPSVSGGDWASFDAFGQQQTPQTSSSVNPLESALAQLSFSEAPSAPNVSAYPASLDPTLKANDGGHSSVLDHSHSLFDAPFGISGNQASTVMSGQGSSVQQSPLAAPTAGLPSQATANPQGTSGIQGAASSTDSKFSGRKELPADIFTALYPPSTPMMPGWQRAPQFGMGYAMQYPPGVFQGMQAYPHGAFPQPTYQQPVYSQHAYSHPQPVKASNPFDLGNESAPIQAHMPPSGPPGASSGPAPQTLIGNSSFGVPPQQPHQLYQSAAHPSHFMMQQVPSSMPMPEQQPNSMLATQQGLGSFNMGFDHQAPLRYPQPNTPPSYGSVGGSNPFG, from the exons ATGGCGAGCCGGGTCAAGGAGGACGAGCGGCACGAGAAGATCATCCGCGGCCTGCTCAAGCTGCCCGCCAACAAGCGCTGCATCaactgcaacaatttg GGACCACAATATGTCTGCACAAATTTCTGGACTTTTGTTTGTACCAATTGCAGTGGAGCACA TCGAGAGTTCACGCATCGAGTAAAATCAGTTTCCATGGCCAAATTTACTGCACAAGAAGTTACTGCCCTTCAAGAAGGGggaaatgag CGTGCTAGAGAAGTATTTTTCAAGGAATGGGATCCTCAACGAAATGGATACCCTGACAGCAG TAATGCTGACAAATTGAGAAATTTCATTAAGCATGTGTATGTGGAACGGAGATACACTGGAGAAAGAAGTACTGATAGGCCACCAAGGGCAAAG GATGACAAGGATGAGTATAGTGAAAATAGGAGGTCTGATGGAAATTGGGGTGGTTCAAGAAGTCCGCCAAATGGAAGTTACTCTGATCGTCGGAGTTATAGTGGACGGAGTGATGACAGAAATTCCAGATATTCCTATGGGGACCGTAGTCCTGGTTATGACCAAAATGACTATAAGAAAAGTCCTCGCTACTTTGAGGTTGTCGATGATAGATCTGGAAAAACAACTCCAGTTCAAAGGTTTGAAGACCGGAGGTTTTCAGAGACCAGAAAGCCAGATAGTGGGTCTCCAGACTTCCAGAAAGAAGCTGACGGTTCTAGTCCTGTTGTACGGCCAGTGAGGGATATATTGGGTGACAACGCTCCTCAACTTCGGGTTGGTGAGCCTTCAAAGCCAGCTACTGAACCTCCAAAGCCAACTGTAGTCAGACCACTTGATCCTCCAAAGCCAAGTGTAGTCAGACCAATTGATCCTCCAAAGCCAAATGGAACCAGGGCAATTGATCCTCCACCACTGACAAAG ACAATATCTAGTGCCAGCAGCATTGGTTCTTCAGAAGGGACATCGGAACAGACAAAGGTGGCAACTGCAGTGAGTTTAATTGATTTTAGTGCGGATCCTGAACCTGCATCCGCAGCACCACCACAGCCGACCCCTATGCCCCAACGGCCTCCAGTTAATGCAGCAGCACCACAGCCTGTTCTTGAACAAGGGAAAAGTGCTCCTTCTGTCAGTGGTGGTGATTGGGCATCTTTTGATGCTTTTGGCCAACAACAAACTCCACAAACAAGCAGCAGTGTAAATCCCCTTGAGTCTGCACTTGCACAGCTGTCATTCTCTGAAGCACCCTCTGCACCAAATGTATCAGCTTATCCTGCTTCTCTTGATCCCACTTTGAAAGCAAATGATGGAGGACATTCATCTGTGCTAGACCATTCACATTCCTTGTTTGATGCGCCTTTTGGAATCTCAGGCAACCAG GCCTCAACAGTAATGTCGGGCCAAGGATCATCGGTTCAACAATCTCCTCTAGCTGCCCCTACGGCTGGACTTCCATCTCAAGCTACTGCAAATCCACAAGGAACCAGTGGTATTCAAGGAGCAGCCTCTTCTACTGACAGTAAATTCAGTGGCAGGAAAGAACTTCCAGCG GATATCTTCACTGCACTATATCCACCATCAACTCCAATGATGCCTGGTTGGCAGAGAGCTCCCCAATTTGGAATGGGATACGCCATGCAATATCCACCTGGAGTG TTCCAGGGAATGCAAGCATATCCTCATGGAGCATTTCCTCAGCCTACATATCAGCAACCTGTGTATTCGCAACATGCATATTCCCACCCTCAGCCTGTGAAAGCTTCGAACCCTTTTGATCTTGGGAATGAGTCAGCTCCAATTCAAGCTCACATG CCCCCATCTGGGCCACCAGGAGCATCATCAGGCCCAGCTCCCCAAACCTTAATTGGCAACTCTAGTTTTGGTGTTCCTCCACAGCAGCCTCACCAGCTCTATCAGTCAGCTGCACATCCAA GCCATTTCATGATGCAGCAAGTTCCGAGCAGCATGCCCATGCCCGAGCAACAACCTAATAGCATGCTTGCAAC GCAACAAGGTTTGGGTTCCTTCAACATGGGTTTTGATCATCAAGCTCCTCTCAGATACCCCCAGCCAAACACCCCACCTTCCTACGGCTCCGTTGGGGGTAGTAATCCATTTGGCTAA